Genomic DNA from Epinephelus moara isolate mb chromosome 24, YSFRI_EMoa_1.0, whole genome shotgun sequence:
GATTCTGATTCCAGCTTGTTACATGAGTGTTTTATGGTTTCTTATGCTCTCTGACAGGGAAATaagtatctttgggttgtgagtaaaactaaacatttgaggatgtccgcttctttgttttgttttgcaactttttaaaacaaataatggAAAATACctgttgcagccctaatttctATAcccttaaaggagctatatgtaagaaatataaagcaaatagtcataaaatcatcctaatatgtcacagagactaaggaataatgttcatataacatactgatctcaccgacaacaataatacagccagaatatttgcatttaaaaaatttttttacgTTCTGCAAAtcttgtttatgttttgaatttgtgttttggcctgttgcgccacccaccgccgtctaccagtcacatagtcagtagagtctcagcatcagttacagttacgactgagctacagcagcacggcaagcagcattagcagtgtcccggtacatagcattagcagccagctcctcatgagctgtatcctggcagcagcattagcatcagagaagccggacttgctcgaatggtccgctggaaaaccgaagatcaaggacgcggcaacgcggccctgccacagcagccgcccgtgggcaaacaaatcagtctccagcgtgccactgtccagcaacctcgaatctgtaggggagggggggcggacacgactcgcggcagtattttaaatttgagtgcagtaaccgttttggccacattcttacatacagcgcctttaaacaTTGACACTTATATTTAgaaatttaacatttcaatCAGGAAAGACAAATATGAATTctacaaatattttattaattaaaaacaagaaatataaaTTTGCCAAAGGCTTCCTTAGGAGGCAGGAATCAGGAAAACAGTCTTCCCCGTCAAGGGAATCCTTCTGGAAGGATCTGGAGATGACAGCAactgcaaaacacaacacaatacacTATTGTGAcaagaacagaaacagaaaatcacATGTATATACTTAACACTTATGGTTTGCCTTGCACTAATTGGATATCAATAGTGGGGTTAGTATAAGAGAAACATTGATGTGGTAGGCAGTGTATCCTAAGACTTTGATCAGATTCAAATGAAATTTGCAAATTGTGAAATATATCTTGAGGATGAAAAATTATCCAAAACCATGTGTATAAGTTGAACAGTGGGGCCGCAATTAAAGAAGACCTTAAATCCTCCCACACACTACACATCACTGGTTCTGGTCCTCATCCTGCCAAGCCTTTTGTTGTGTTGGAGCTGTCTCCAGTGGTTGTGAGCGGGAGAAGGGCTTCTCCTTTCagagctgtgtctgtgtgtttttaacaacaaaaaaagagaaatggttttaaatgtcttcctgattgaaataaCATCATACTCAACCAGTGCAAATTTAATAAGTTaccaaaataatatttaacaCTAAAATGATGTTCATTTTAGCTGGAACCCCAGACCTACTGCCGCCTTAATGCCACCATGCCAGTCCTTCGCCTTTACTTGGACGGGGAGGCAGACCCAAAGCCAGACTACCATCTGACCAGGGCTTCTCTGGAGCACCTGATGGCAGTCACCAGTAGCCAGCAGGACCATGGATGGGGCCACTATCTTGAGGTGCtagtatttgtgttttggcttgCCAGTGCCACCTCTTACCGTGTTGTGTCACGGAGCTTTGACATACCCCGTACAGCAGTCCACGATATGGTCCACAAAGTCTCCAAAAAGCTGCTCAAGATTAAAAATCAGGTAAATTGTTTCCCATCTGCCGCTGAGCTGGAGGACATAGGAAACAGATTTGCTCGTCTTGCAGGGTCCCCTGCGTTCTCCAAGGTAGTGGGCAGTATCAATGGTTGCCACATTAGAGTAAAACTCCCGTCTGTCGATTCTCAGTGTTACACCAATCGGAAACTGTTTCCATCAATCCAATTACAGGCAGTCTGTGACCATCAGGGCAAGTACATGGCCATTTTCACCGGCTACCCAGGATCTGTCCATGACTCAAGGGTATTGAAAAACAGCCCAATATACACCAGGCAGCTGTATCCACCCCAAGGTTTTTATATCTTTGGGGACAGTGGGTACCCTTGTCTCTCTGCCCCCATCACCCTTATCACTCCCTACAAGGAGCCAGTCCTCCTGGCAACAGCCCGATGGTTCAACCATCACCACACCAAGGCAAGGTCCATCATCGAGTGCTCGTTTGGCAGCATGAAAACTCGCTGGAGAGCGATTTTCTTGAAGGCACTGGAGGTAAAACCAACCTTCTCACCAGATGTCATCGCCTGTCGCACCATACTCCACAACATTTGCCTGTCAAACGGTGACATTATGGAGCCAGCAGAGAAGGTCCTCAGGCCTGATGATAATGTGGATGAGCCACATCACCACCTGGATCAGCAAAGTGGGGAGCACATCAGGGAATGCTTGGCAGCAGCTGTCTCTGCTCCTGATGGTCCAGTGGCAGCTCTGGAGGACCACGATAACTACTGAAAATGGAAAAGATAGTCTTGCCACCGGACAATCAGAgatctggggacactcctttctaaagtgtgtttaacacaccggcgaaaacggccggcaacaaagcaacgcctcttgcatttttgaaaaggacacgccttctcggaaatatgcgctcctccttttcttgtccgcaaggaaacaaacacacagagagcttgaaaatcgatgccgagagatttaactccgttttatcaaacgtttgctcatctgtgaagaaaatattttttccagcggatgtcttagttagtTACAACAATATTGGGCTAACTGGAGTAGtgtcatgtcgtatccgacaacgggaggcttttaacagatgacgtcctgatgttagctttgctgctagtgttagctgtccctgtcagctgcagccactgatgctttctagacatcgtgatttcccaaaactgaataaataccacacatagcaacacaaaactgctttgctagctcaatcatgttgtaactaagatatccgctNNNNNNNNNNNNNNNNNNNNNNNNNNNNNNNNNNNNNNNNNNNNNNNNNNNNNNNNNNNNNNNNNNNNNNNNNNNNNNNNNNNNNNNNNNNNNNNNNNNNNNNNNNNNNNNNNNNNNNNNNNNNNNNNNNNNNNNNNNNNNNNNNNNNNNNNNNNNNNNNNNNNNNNNNNNNNNNNNNNNNNNNNNNNNNNNNNNNNNNNNNNNNNNNNNNNNNNNNNNNNNNNNNNNNNNNNNNNNNNNNNNNNNNNNNNNNNNNNNNNNNNNNNNNNNNNNNNNNacacaaaatcagggagaaagtcatcagtctttagttaagcaaagcgtctaaagactgacttgtgagtctaggaaAAGACAGTTTGTAAATAGTGTTATTTTAGGTGAGGTGAGGTTTCAGGAGTGGTTCGTTAGGGtatttattactatttattatttatttactactttgtttgtttcttgtaatttcttgtgaaattaaatcaaataattaGATTATAAGctaaatttattcattttttatttatttgtttgttgtaatttattgtgaaatcaaatcaaataattgttattgttattgttgtagttatttatttatgttgctACCATTGTTTGTTTCCATGACTGTCATAGTGGGCATATTGTTTGAATTGAAGTTGCAATTAAAAGTACTTAAAGTAATATAGCTTTATAACTATAGTTAtctattattgttgttgtttttattatgataatgagtagggctgggcaatatagaccaaaaatccaaaatctaagacgatatctagtctcatatcacgatatcgatataataacaataaattgcCCAGACCTATGATAGAGCTTTGGTTATATTTTGAAATCCATAAGTCAAAACAGGGAGTTTTGGCTGGCGCCCCTTGTAATCAccttgactttatttttttcttgaaatataCACAGAAACCTCTTACCTACtctcaaaaacatttatttaacttttcacattttatctACAATTTTCTCAAGAAGAGACAGcaacctctcctccctctcttcctcccttctGGCCCTCTCCTCTGCCCTCGCACTTTCTGCCTCCAGAAATTCAAGGACGGGGTCAGTCCTCTGCCTCTTGGCTGGCCCTGGCTCTGTCTCCCCGCTCTATGGGCATCAGGGGGAGACACTGCAGCAGCCCTGGAATTTTCCCCCCAGGCAACAAGGACAGGAGGCTGAATAGACGGCCTCCCCCCAAGTGCCTCATCCATAAGGGGGTACCATTTCCAGAACGCCGCAGTGTCTTCCCCCGACTCTGTCCCCTGACCAGTTGGGGGCTTCTTGAGTTCCTTAAAATTATGGAGGAACAGACTTGTCATATATTGATATAATAAGGCAAATTTATTGTCACTATTGACtaaatttattgtttcttacaAAGAGCTGAGACAAATCATACCTTGTAAGTCTTGCCAGCCCTGGCTGGGGTTATGACCCCCTCTCGCCCCATTTCTTTAAGGACAACCCTAATACAAGCAGAGTATTacttacatttacattacttactgcagcttaccagtgaactagatttgtaacttattgttaggataatctgtagctattgtttttatatttgtctgctgttgcttttgctttatgtttgctttttaaatgcattttctgcactgtttttaactatttattgttttgcttttagcttttgtttttaatgatctcaaactgttccttttaatgttttattttaatgtatttctcttgtaaagcacattgaattgccttgtgtatgaatggtgctatataaatgaaattgccttgccttgccttacaTTTGCATTCTTCAAAATAACTGTTAAATATACATTAATATTATGAAGCTtgatattatattacattattcaATAAGTCTAGCCTCATGACTGTTAGATTCTCCTATGAATTGTTAAGATTTACAGATTATGATGCACTGATTTACACAGGTAATTTGAGTTTAGGACTACCATTACTTGACACAAGAATAAAATTAAGTGAGGAACAAAACAATGCTATCACTCAAAGATGTTTGCTTACTCCCATCCATGAAGTGCCACATTTCGCCGTCCTGAAAAGACGGCGTTGTGCTTCACTCTCAGTTTTTATGAGAGTTTCTACGTCCTCGTCAGTCACTTGGAAAAAGTGAGAGAGGAGCAGTTATTTTATAACTAATCTGCAATTgggaaaataacacaaacacagataagATGTGAGTGAAGTGTCTCCTCATAACGTTGCGTTAGAAATCTAAACAAAGTCATTACTCAGATGTGAACTTTTTAACACTATTTTCTTTATCCCAAGGCATTTTCCTCACATCGCCAACCTTAAGTTGAGATAGTACATTTGCGTCTGAGTTTTTAATGGTAGCATTAGCTAACAGATACCAATACAGGACACGGAATACTTCTCTGCTAAGAAATAGTAGCCAATTCCGTCGATTTATAATTGTTGAAAGACATATAAAGCTACGCTACTAACGTGTTAAACACATAAAATGTTGATACTTTAACGTTTCttacatttataaacaaacgCTGCGCCTTTTTCTGCCATCTTTGcagttgttcttcttcttctcctctggcaAAAGACGACCGCATTGCATTGTGGTATATGGGAGTAAAATGTAGGGTACATTGTTTGTTCACTCACATTTGCTCtgcattgtgggtattttatagtccactatatagtgaaTGAAATTAACCGCGGAGAATTCGaacaacactacaaaatggcgaacacactatatagtgcactatatccGTGATAGGGAGCGATTTCGAACACAGCTactgatctctggcgtcccagagacactcccctaatgccaggtctcactgctccccgcaccaacccaacaacctcctttaccttacttacacatggctttctcagcccaaacagcactgccaccttcaactaAACCCAGGCTCtatacatgcgagctccaggtagaagcagtgctgatactacctttcctagcacattcaccatactctatttcacacgctacatagcataactccaatataagctaaagttaaaggagataaataaactcacaggatcGAGAGGGGTCTAGCTGCAGACCTCCAGCATGAGGCTGCTTCCGGGGCAGGCTCCTCTCTCAGGCCGCCTCCAGTGTCAGGCCCGGAAATAACAAACTTTTTGTGCGTCTCCAAAAGGACTCCGGCATTTTCGTCAGTTGCTTGCAAGTGAAGGACTTTTGCTATTTGACTGCCGCCGTGCCCGACTTTTGCCAGTTGACTACCACCGTGACAGTAAGTTTATATAtcccaaaaaacaaatgcacaggTTGCATATGTTTGCCGTTTTACCAGCCGCTCTACGCACGTAAATTACCGAATGTTACATATGTTACGCTAACGGTGGCTAGCGGTTGACTACGACGCTCaggttattttacatttatttgttgtCACTCGGTTTATACTTTTACTAATTGTAATATATACTATGAACATAACATTACTTTTTTCTGTGTTATATAGATGCATCACTCAATTATTTAAACAAGTGCAGGGCATATAGTGGAACGCTGCACAGCTTGTCAGTGGAAGTGTCTGCATGTTTCCCTGTTTTATATTCAGGTTATTCTGACAAAAAGCTCCTTTTGAAATGTCCTTTTGATACTTTCTACGTGCTGTTATTTTTACGTGAATAATAGAGTTTATAGCACTGATTGTACAGCAGTTTTGCTATAGGAAGActaccttttttctctctctgtcttctccatAGGACAAAGTTGGGGCCAGGGTAATTTATGAATGTAAAAAGGCAGCAGAGTGGGTTGAAACAAACCAGCACTTGTTTTCAGACAAGGTGGAGTTGCCCAGTGTGATCACAGTGGGAGAAGAGGAACTGGCAGAGGCTGTGCAGCAGTATGACAGACTCAGGGTTGAAGATTAAAGTTCCATGGTTGATGACATGGAGAAAGACGCAATCCTGGAGCCATTTAAATTCAAGTTCTACAAAATGGAAGACGTGGATCGTTTGTGAGGAGATTGCTGACAAACGAGGGTACTTTGCATACACTGATTGTGACATTGAGGACTAATGATGTTCAATAAAAGGcagaataaacaaaatgaaaatttgtcattttctgtattttcatatttgtttttttaaatcatgtacctaatgatttattttcattataccATGAAGAACACAAGTAAGTCTGACTGGCGTCTATGTCTTCTAAAGATCTTCAGGTGTAAAGTATATCATATAAAAGACAATGGTGGAATCATTTAATGTAATAGTAGACAAAATAATGTATTTcacttaaataaatattatacaTGAGATGTTGAGGCTATGGAAAAAAAGCTTAGATTAATTATGCTGCTATGTCGATTGATGGTTTCATGTAACTTCTCTTTAAAGGAGCTGCAGGTTCACAGTGTAAGCAGATGCATGAGCTTCCTTTGTCATGGAATATATTTCCCACATTAAGTTCAGATCTTTGCAGTAAATTAACGTTAAACTATTATGAAAGgtggtgttgttttttgtggCCTCACACTGGAGGTCTGCAGCCAGACTCTTTTGTGACAGgaccagcaaacacactcaccttgtagcatggtctcaaacaaaagggattcaaataggccactcctacacttaaataaccttcctcttcctggagtttctcctgagaggactgattggtggatctctccacctgatctcaaggagttatgtaccctgcttagtagttccccctgctggccccgaactgacattatttctacGCTTCCAGATCCATTGGCTACACCTgactgcttcatctgacatttccttcactgtcttcctcaaactctgtccccgcactccgagttcccccaggagcgagacagctgatcttgctatgaatcccctacaccccacttccactggacaaatcctagttttccatcctttgaagtagtcaaacgcactccaaatgaggctgtgtggtactgaaccaaacacatttgcaagatttaaaaatattacatgcaggtcccttttGTTAATCTTggctgcctgaatctggtgccagatcatgctagtatgctctaaaaaccctgcaaaacctggtattcctgccttctgcaccatagtatctattaagctattcctttctaagtagctagctaatctctgcgctactacactaaagaaaatcttcccttctacattcaagagagaaatcatccggaattggctaaggtccacagactccttctccataggaatgaggacaccccctgccctacgccatgctcttgggataatttgtttctcccaaactattcttagctgtttccacaaaaatttaagaatatcaggtgcacttttataaacccggtaggggactccattaggccctggggccgaagaagcctttgcatgcctgaccacctcctgaacttccttccacctaggtgccctgacatccatctcatgctctatccCTGCTAATGGAGGGATATCGGGTGGGAAACCTATtatcctattcttctctaaatctgaatatgtatttctcaaatattcttcaacctctagcctttctgctttgagctgccctcccttttcctggctgaacaatcctttaacaaacttaaaatgGTCCCTGAAAAAAACCTGTCCTTACAtattccttcttcctcctctttttcctgagatgctctgcccttctaagaactgctagtctgcttctcaactcctcttGAAACACATTAATTCcatccctttcttcttctgtagcctttttccactgctttcttaacagtctcctttccttaactaacttctctatttctctttgctACCTACTATTACTAATATATACTACTAATGCTaccgtttgtttttttttgggtgtccaccttgtaTAGCTCCCAGTCACAATTGTTACAGCATTTTTACACATTTCCAAATGACAGCCCCAACTTACACCATTGGTGAAgacaaggaaaaactcccaCAAACATTTTGGAATGTTTAATCAATATTTCTTGCAACTTTGTCAAATGTTTATGAGCAGTGTGCAGTAATATGCCAAACCTGCTAGTATTGTctgttttaaacttttttttttcaaagaaacAGGAAGAAGACTGACATATTTTTATCCATAGTCCTTGAAAAGGTTGTTCTTTGTCAACTGCTCTCCCATTTGAACCATAACATCCATGCcattttccacattttccaCATTTGGTTTGCCAGATGGACAACGAGACtgtttaacaggtctgatggtATGTGTGTTCCATTTTCCCTTCATTCATCAAGGTCCCCCTGCAGCACGCCCATGAACACAAACTGCACTAGGCATGTGTGTTCCTGACTGCCACTGAAGAGATGTCTCTCCCTCAGGTCATTCATCAGGTCCATCCAGAATTGAAACCTGTACACAGACTCAAGTTAGAGCTGTAGATTGTTTTAGGTGATGCATTTCCATATAATAGCATTCAAAATGAACAATTCAGTGATCATCATTAAACAACTGTAAACCtgcagtgccacaaaaagtatATCCTGAATAAACGGGGTCCATCTGTGCTCTCTCTGGGGGGATAACCCAAACTCCCTGCCAGAGAGACGAAGGAGGCGTCTCGGAGGACACCATTCCTCCCGCAAAACCCAAACAGCTGACAGACACCAGAAACACCATTAAACAAAACTTACATTTATCATGCAGATATTACAGTTGAAAACTGCAGAAAAACCCAGAGATCAGggacagaaacaatgcaaatttCGTGCCACTTGCACTTCCACCACCACCGCTCACACTCAACTGGAactggaaaggagaggagagcaaaggagaggagaggaaaggaggaatATTGGATATGAGGAACAAGGGGTGTAGGAAAGGTGAGCACAAGCTAGCCAGGAGTCAAACCCAGAATTTTTGGATCCATAATCAGACGTGTTATCCATTGTGCCACTAGCTACATATACAAGGATCCCTGGGAGCCACTTGCTCATGAAAGCATTGCAGGCAAACAACTGTGGTCTTGTACTTTGTAGAACAGTGTAGAGATCACTGGTCAAGGTATGTTCTGTTGCAGGAATTTCAGTTTGAGCTGTCCAGATTCAAACtatgtaaaataaagcagaggaTGAAGTTAAAGCAACAACAGATACAATCACAGCCACTTGGCTGACCAAATGCCTCGTTGTTTCAATAGCATATTTGGAACTCTGAATATCaaatctgctgctgctttattgGTATGGCTTCCTACATCACGTCTCACAAATGACAGTTCCATGGATGGTTTTCTAGCACTGCCAATTCTGTTCTTCAGtgaaaaactttgttttttaaagaaatatgaTTAACAAGTAACTCTAGAAAAAAAGCAGAGGCTTCATGGCAACCGTGATTGACTTAAACTATGGGGTTCGTGACCTTTGTTTTAAGgcaatttgttttattattttttattatcatgttCAAGCAAAACTCACAAAGCTCTCAGGAAAAAAACTGACTACTTTTTTTCTGTAAGTCTTATATATTgtctcagtgtttcccattaattaacgaaactatggcggcccgccatagtttaatttgacccgccatagtttctaaataaaagatttaggctgccgaaagtattgacttctcatgatataaataatatctcgaaCGCCGTAGCATTTTATGCCGATGTGCTCAGGCTGTCAGATCcagcgctcgacagtgcgaACGTTTCACTCGACTAAAAATacgtgtgtgcgaactgtaaaaaatatttaggggcacatgtgcgcataaaaaaaaatcagccgaagcagcctatatttttgtcaataaaaatatatgataatctaaccgcaaatgttggaggaactccagccgccttccctcttccctcttccccgtgtgacacggttatgggcgatTTTNNNNNNNNNNNNNNNNNNNNNNNNNNNNNNNNNNNNNNNNNNNNNNNNNNNNNNNNNNNNNNNNNNNNNNNNNNNNNNNNNNNNNNNNNNNNNNNNNNNNN
This window encodes:
- the LOC126385462 gene encoding putative nuclease HARBI1, with the translated sequence MPVLRLYLDGEADPKPDYHLTRASLEHLMAVTSSQQDHGWGHYLEVLVFVFWLASATSYRVVSRSFDIPRTAVHDMVHKVSKKLLKIKNQVNCFPSAAELEDIGNRFARLAGSPAFSKVVGSINGCHIRVKLPSVDSQCYTNRKLFPSIQLQAVCDHQGKYMAIFTGYPGSVHDSRVLKNSPIYTRQLYPPQGFYIFGDSGYPCLSAPITLITPYKEPVLLATARWFNHHHTKARSIIECSFGSMKTRWRAIFLKALEVKPTFSPDVIACRTILHNICLSNGDIMEPAEKVLRPDDNVDEPHHHLDQQSGEHIRECLAAAVSAPDGPVAALEDHDNY